In Monodelphis domestica isolate mMonDom1 chromosome 4, mMonDom1.pri, whole genome shotgun sequence, one DNA window encodes the following:
- the LOC103100533 gene encoding carcinoembryonic antigen-related cell adhesion molecule 5-like, with amino-acid sequence MRTANKTLMIYAPVSKPTIVTSNITAVETKDFSLTCQATGQIHAYQWFMNGVAPAGSRIQLSPDKRTLTLSRLTRRDNKGPYECEIQNPFYSNRSDAFTLDVAYGPDIATIDHISDQFTTGINVTLSCVADSNPPAQFTWLQNGQSVSNSASFSIITSLNHIGNYTCIATNSFTGLTRTANKTLIIYAPLSKPTILTSNNTAVETKDFSLTCNATGQIHAYKWFINGVAPAGLRIQLSPDRRTLTLRSLTRRVNKGPYVCEIENPFYRNRSDPFTLDVAYGPDITTIVHSPDEYPPGANITLSCVADSNPAAQFTWLHNGQPVSNSATFSIIASLSDVGTYTCTASNSFTGLTRTATKNIIIYGEYLDWAPNFVWGSLFPWHDRNRQK; translated from the exons ATGCGCACTGCAAACAAGACTCTTATGATCTATG cgccagtgtccaaacctaccattgtcacctccaacattactgcagtggagaccaaggacttctcattgACATGCCAGGCTACAGGCCAAATTCACGCTTACCAGTGGTTCATGAACGGAGTTGCCCCAGCTGgtagcaggatacagctgtcgccAGATAAGAGGACACTCACTCTCAGCAGGCTCACAAGAAGAGATAACAAAGGGCCATATGAGTGTGAAATCCAGAATCCATTTTATAGCAATAGGAGTGATGcattcacactggatgttgcct atggcccagatattgCCACAATTGACCATATAAGCGATCAGTTCACAACGGGGATAAATGttaccttgagctgtgttgctgattctaacccaccagcacaattcacttggttacagaatggacaatctgtcagcaactcagcctcattttctattattacatcCCTGAATCATATTGGAAACTATACCTGTATTGCAACTAACTCATTTACTGGCTTGACGCGCACTGCAAACAAGACTCTTATCATCTATG cgccactgtccaaacctaccattctcacctccaacaatactgcagtggagaccaaaGACTTCTCATTGACCTGCAATGCTACAGGTCAAATTCACGCTTACAAGTGGTTCATAAACGGAGTTGCCCCAGCTGGTCTCAGGATACAGCTGTCGCCAGATAGGAGGACACTCACTCTCCGCAGTCTCACAAGAAGAGTTAACAAAGGGCCCTATGTGTGTGAAATCGAGAACCCATTTTATCgcaataggagtgatccattcacactggatgttgcct atggcccagatatcACCACAATTGTACATTCCCCCGATGAGTACCCTCCTGGGGCAAATattaccttgagctgtgttgctgattctaaccctgcagcacaattcacttggttacacaATGGACAACCAGTCAGCAACTCAGCCACATTTTCTATtattgcatccctgagtgatgtTGGCACTTATACCTGTACTGCATCTAACTCATTCACTGGTTTGACGCGTACTGCAACCAAGAATATTATAATCTATGGTGAGTATCTGGATTGGGCCCCCAACTTTGTGtggggctctctctttccctggcatgacagaaatagacaaaagtga